The following are encoded together in the Streptomyces tsukubensis genome:
- the ccrA gene encoding crotonyl-CoA carboxylase/reductase gives MKEILDAIQTQDRTSAEIAHLPLPDSYRAVTVRKDEAEMFAGLAGHEKDPRKSLHLDEVPVPELGPGEALVAVMASSVNYNSVWTSIFEPVATFGFLERYGRISQLTKRHDLPYHIIGSDLSGVVLRTGPGVNAWHPGDEVVAHCLSVELESADGHNDTMLDPEQRIWGFETNFGGLAEMALVKSNQLMPKPDHLTWEESAAPGLVNSTAYRQLVSGNGAGMKQGDNVLIWGASGGLGSYATQFALAGGANPVCVVSSPEKAELCRRMGATAVIDRAEEGYSFWRDEHTQDPREWKRFGKRIRELTGGEDVDIVFEHPGRETFGASVYVARKGGTIVTCASTSGYTHEYDNRYLWMSLKRIVGSHFANYREAWEANRLIAKGKIHPTLSKVYPLHETGQAAHDVHRNRHQGKVGVLALAPREGLGVRDHEKRATHVDAINRFRNV, from the coding sequence GTGAAGGAAATCCTGGACGCCATCCAGACACAGGACCGCACGTCAGCGGAGATCGCCCATCTGCCGCTGCCCGACTCCTACCGCGCGGTCACCGTGCGCAAGGACGAGGCCGAGATGTTCGCCGGCCTCGCGGGACACGAGAAGGACCCGCGCAAATCACTGCACCTCGACGAGGTGCCCGTGCCCGAACTCGGCCCCGGCGAGGCCCTGGTGGCCGTCATGGCCTCCTCGGTCAACTACAACTCGGTCTGGACGTCCATCTTCGAACCGGTGGCCACCTTCGGATTCCTGGAGCGCTACGGCAGGATCAGTCAACTGACCAAACGTCACGACCTGCCGTACCACATCATCGGCTCCGACCTCAGCGGCGTGGTGCTGCGCACCGGCCCCGGTGTCAACGCCTGGCACCCGGGGGACGAGGTCGTGGCGCACTGCCTCTCCGTCGAACTGGAGTCCGCGGACGGGCACAACGACACGATGCTCGACCCCGAACAGCGCATCTGGGGGTTCGAGACCAACTTCGGCGGCCTCGCGGAGATGGCGCTCGTCAAGTCCAACCAGCTCATGCCCAAGCCCGACCACCTGACCTGGGAGGAGTCGGCGGCGCCAGGACTGGTCAACTCCACCGCCTACCGCCAGCTCGTCTCCGGCAACGGCGCGGGGATGAAGCAGGGCGACAACGTCCTCATCTGGGGGGCGAGCGGAGGACTCGGCAGCTACGCCACGCAGTTCGCGCTGGCGGGCGGCGCCAACCCCGTCTGTGTGGTCTCCAGCCCGGAGAAGGCGGAGCTCTGCCGTCGAATGGGTGCGACGGCCGTCATCGACCGCGCCGAGGAGGGCTACTCCTTCTGGCGCGACGAACACACCCAGGACCCCCGCGAGTGGAAGCGGTTCGGCAAGCGGATCAGGGAGCTGACGGGCGGTGAGGACGTCGACATCGTCTTCGAGCACCCGGGGCGAGAGACCTTCGGCGCCAGTGTGTACGTGGCCCGCAAGGGCGGCACGATCGTCACCTGCGCGTCCACCTCCGGATACACCCACGAGTACGACAACCGCTATCTGTGGATGTCGCTGAAGCGGATCGTGGGCTCGCACTTCGCCAACTACCGGGAGGCGTGGGAGGCCAACCGGCTCATCGCCAAGGGGAAGATCCACCCCACGCTGTCGAAGGTGTATCCCCTGCACGAGACCGGCCAGGCCGCCCACGACGTGCACCGGAACCGCCACCAGGGCAAGGTCGGGGTCCTCGCGCTCGCGCCCCGCGAAGGGCTCGGTGTCCGTGACCACGAGAAGCGCGCCACGCACGTCGACGCCATCAACAGGTTCCGGAATGTCTGA
- a CDS encoding TetR family transcriptional regulator encodes MQYVRSMSQPARPPRTASRAAVRPAPASGTPENSAGGRAAAQRLKLRRGLAAAAMELFATKGYEATTVDEIAAAAGVARRTFFRHFRSKEEAIFPDHDDTLVRAEAVLNAAPPHEYPLDTVCRGIKEVMKMYAASPSVSVERYRLTREVPTLREREIASVARYERLFTRYLLGHFDEHAHQNGNDDPLLAEVAASAVVTAHNHVLRRWLRAGGEGDVEAQLDRAFAIVRRTFGSDIGGAAGAATTSPATVSARGEVLVTVARTDAPIDEVMRTIEQALKNR; translated from the coding sequence ATGCAGTACGTTCGGAGCATGTCCCAGCCCGCCAGGCCCCCCCGTACCGCCTCCCGCGCGGCCGTCCGCCCCGCCCCCGCTTCCGGCACTCCGGAGAACTCCGCGGGCGGCCGGGCCGCGGCCCAGCGGCTGAAACTGCGCAGGGGTCTCGCGGCCGCGGCCATGGAACTGTTCGCCACGAAGGGGTACGAGGCGACGACCGTCGACGAGATCGCGGCGGCGGCGGGCGTGGCCCGCAGGACCTTCTTCCGGCACTTCCGCTCCAAGGAAGAGGCGATCTTCCCCGACCACGACGACACCCTGGTACGGGCCGAGGCGGTGCTCAACGCGGCGCCGCCCCACGAGTACCCGCTCGACACGGTGTGCCGGGGCATCAAGGAGGTCATGAAGATGTACGCGGCCTCGCCCTCGGTGTCGGTCGAGCGGTACAGGCTGACCCGCGAGGTGCCGACTCTGCGCGAGCGGGAGATCGCCTCGGTGGCCCGCTACGAACGTCTCTTCACCCGTTATCTGCTGGGCCACTTCGACGAGCACGCGCACCAGAACGGCAACGACGACCCCCTGCTGGCCGAGGTGGCGGCCTCCGCCGTGGTAACCGCCCACAACCATGTGCTGCGGCGCTGGCTGCGGGCGGGCGGCGAGGGCGATGTGGAGGCCCAGCTCGACCGCGCCTTCGCCATCGTCCGCAGGACCTTCGGCTCCGACATCGGCGGCGCGGCCGGGGCGGCCACCACCTCCCCCGCCACGGTCTCCGCGCGGGGCGAGGTCCTGGTCACGGTGGCCCGTACGGACGCGCCCATCGACGAGGTCATGCGCACCATCGAGCAGGCACTGAAGAACCGCTGA
- a CDS encoding adenylosuccinate lyase, translating into MDAELRALTDRLTRESAASREPGAEELCARLATTEDHDELAALLIAPAQPLWARELAACRLGVAGDSRAFESLVLLLNHRDPQRCASAARALARLGDPRTARAAAALATNELRVAYALHPVRLLTTLRAPESVPALITTLERRLAQNDPYREVALACVAGLGVLGDRRAVPVLKAAEGHSGLRAAAAAALARIPQPHRAGPRRRSPGRPPATG; encoded by the coding sequence ATGGATGCAGAGTTACGCGCGCTCACCGACCGCCTGACACGGGAGTCGGCCGCCTCACGGGAGCCGGGGGCGGAGGAGTTGTGCGCACGGCTGGCGACGACCGAGGACCACGACGAACTGGCCGCCCTGCTCATCGCACCCGCGCAACCCCTCTGGGCCCGCGAGCTGGCGGCCTGCCGACTGGGCGTGGCGGGCGACTCCCGCGCCTTCGAGTCGCTCGTCCTGCTGCTGAACCACCGCGACCCGCAGCGCTGCGCCTCCGCCGCGCGGGCGCTCGCACGGCTCGGTGACCCGCGCACCGCGCGCGCCGCCGCGGCCCTCGCCACCAACGAACTGCGGGTCGCCTACGCCCTGCACCCCGTGCGGCTCCTCACCACACTGCGCGCCCCCGAGTCGGTACCCGCGCTGATCACCACCCTGGAGCGGCGGCTGGCCCAGAACGATCCCTACCGGGAGGTGGCCCTGGCCTGCGTGGCGGGGCTCGGTGTGCTCGGGGACCGGCGGGCGGTACCCGTACTCAAGGCCGCCGAGGGGCACTCCGGGCTGCGGGCGGCCGCCGCGGCGGCGCTGGCCAGGATCCCCCAGCCGCATCGCGCGGGGCCGCGTCGGCGGTCACCGGGGCGGCCTCCTGCGACGGGGTGA
- a CDS encoding 3-hydroxyacyl-CoA dehydrogenase family protein: MDHMSPLSLSAAGSPALKTVAVIGLGTMGTGIAQLLACAGREVIGIDIDPAAAARARSALEASTARAVERDRLGAEERRAVLARFRTFTESAAAAPADLVIEVTPESYDVKRAVLRALDTVVRPTAIIATGTNALSVTRLAADSAHPERVLGLHFFHPAPAMRLVEVVSSVLTSPAAVEAVTSLALDLGKEPVAVGDRPGFVADGLLFGYLNQAASMYESKYASREDIDASMRLGCGLPMGPLALLDLIGIDTAHTVLDAMHAASHDRLHAPAPVLGQLAAAGLTGRKAGRGFYRYEGPGGPAVTAAPTAAGGLPAGRRVRTVGIAGSGTMASGIGEVFAAAGYDVVLAGRAQRKADAAVERVKSSLARSVAKERITERARDETLARILPTGSYETLAGADLVIEAVAEELTVKRELFGVLDKVCATGAVLATTTSSLPVVACARATERPEDVIGMHFFNPAPAMRLVEVVRTVLTADDVHATAHEVCAGVRKHAVDCGDRAGFIVNALLFPYLNNAVKMVQEHYASPDDIDAAMRLGGGYPMGPFELLDVVGLDVSLAIERALHREFRDPGLAPAPLLEHLVAAGCLGRKSGRGFREHARR; encoded by the coding sequence ATGGACCACATGTCCCCGCTGAGCCTCTCCGCCGCCGGCTCCCCCGCGCTGAAGACGGTCGCCGTGATCGGTCTCGGCACGATGGGCACCGGCATCGCCCAGCTCCTCGCGTGCGCCGGCCGCGAGGTCATCGGCATCGACATCGACCCCGCAGCGGCGGCCAGGGCCCGTTCGGCACTGGAGGCGTCGACCGCGCGCGCCGTCGAACGCGACCGGCTCGGCGCCGAGGAGCGGCGCGCGGTGCTGGCCCGTTTCCGTACCTTCACCGAGTCGGCCGCCGCGGCCCCCGCCGACCTCGTGATCGAGGTGACCCCGGAGTCCTACGACGTCAAGCGGGCCGTTCTGCGCGCCCTCGACACGGTCGTGCGGCCGACAGCGATCATCGCGACCGGCACCAACGCCCTGTCCGTGACGCGGTTGGCAGCGGACTCCGCCCACCCCGAGCGCGTCCTCGGGCTGCACTTCTTCCATCCGGCCCCCGCGATGCGGCTCGTCGAGGTCGTCTCCTCCGTACTGACGTCGCCCGCGGCGGTGGAGGCGGTGACGTCGCTCGCCCTGGATCTGGGGAAGGAGCCCGTCGCGGTGGGCGACAGGCCGGGGTTCGTCGCCGACGGGCTGCTCTTCGGCTATCTCAACCAGGCGGCCTCGATGTACGAGTCGAAGTACGCCTCTCGCGAGGACATCGACGCCTCGATGCGGCTGGGGTGCGGTCTGCCGATGGGACCGCTCGCCCTGCTCGACCTGATCGGGATCGATACGGCACATACGGTGCTCGACGCGATGCACGCGGCCTCGCACGACCGGCTCCACGCGCCCGCCCCCGTCCTCGGCCAGCTCGCCGCCGCGGGGCTCACGGGGCGGAAGGCGGGCCGGGGCTTCTACCGGTACGAGGGCCCCGGCGGGCCCGCTGTCACGGCGGCGCCGACGGCTGCCGGCGGGCTGCCGGCGGGGCGCCGGGTGCGGACGGTGGGGATCGCGGGCTCGGGCACGATGGCCTCGGGGATCGGCGAGGTCTTCGCCGCGGCCGGGTACGACGTGGTGCTCGCCGGGCGCGCACAGCGCAAGGCGGACGCGGCGGTGGAGCGTGTGAAGAGCTCGCTGGCACGCAGTGTCGCCAAGGAGAGGATCACGGAGCGGGCGCGGGACGAGACGCTGGCGCGGATCCTGCCGACCGGCTCCTACGAGACGCTCGCCGGGGCCGACCTCGTGATCGAGGCCGTCGCGGAGGAGCTGACGGTGAAGCGGGAACTGTTCGGCGTACTCGACAAGGTGTGCGCGACCGGCGCCGTGCTCGCCACCACCACGTCCTCTCTGCCGGTCGTCGCCTGCGCCCGAGCGACGGAGCGGCCCGAGGATGTCATCGGCATGCACTTCTTCAACCCGGCGCCCGCGATGAGACTGGTCGAGGTGGTACGCACGGTCCTGACCGCGGACGATGTCCACGCCACGGCGCACGAGGTCTGCGCGGGGGTGCGCAAGCACGCGGTGGACTGCGGCGACCGCGCGGGCTTCATCGTGAACGCGCTGCTGTTCCCCTACCTCAACAACGCGGTCAAAATGGTGCAGGAGCACTATGCCTCCCCCGACGACATCGACGCGGCGATGCGGCTCGGCGGCGGATATCCGATGGGGCCGTTCGAACTGCTCGATGTGGTGGGCCTCGATGTGTCGCTGGCGATCGAGAGGGCGCTGCACCGGGAGTTCCGCGACCCCGGTCTGGCCCCGGCGCCGCTGCTTGAGCATCTGGTGGCGGCGGGCTGCCTCGGCCGCAAGAGCGGCAGGGGGTTCCGTGAGCACGCCAGGCGCTGA